Proteins from one Danaus plexippus chromosome 2, MEX_DaPlex, whole genome shotgun sequence genomic window:
- the LOC116779757 gene encoding dynein axonemal intermediate chain 2-like — MEISYQYTKKRCDFGRQALFCEQGPELCDSITTNVAEHKHYILRNPVHEPIQNTPCFSQQFINTIRAEYTTTGANHAEGGWPKDVNVVDPEATQRYRRKIEKDDTYIHCVMSLSPGLEHYVLQNNAIDMYRTYYAEMASLPPIEKSSCRTVNVYRDVAAGGGRPISSICWQSEGGHCFAVTYVDVDFNHIARAPVESYIWDIENANYPISTLLPPSPLLDLQFNPRDQNTLIGGIMNGQVGVWDKRQHGAAAGLCAPHVAHRELVRNVLYINSKSGQEFFSGGPDGACKWWDIRNLNEPTDEMILDVVKSSFDVQTMANANGVSTLEYESTMPTRFMAGTENGFVIGGNRKGKTPMEKLPAKFEAHLGPVWSLERNPGFLKNFLTVGDWTVRLWSEDCRESAVLWSPPHRHKVTAAAWSPTRLSLMTMMQWNGVMAIWDLLRRQHEPVLTMQICEEPLLRVRMHDGGTLAACGSKKGNVYMVELSQNLSQSDKNDKVLLTAIFDRESKRERILEARMREFRLKMRQAEEGSPIAVASEVDLTVGDKDLAEATTDYMQLVKKELAAM; from the exons ATGGAAATTTCATACCAATACACTAAGAAACGTTGTGATTTCGGACGCCAGGCACTGTTCTGTGAACAAGGCCCGGAGTTGTGCGACAGCATCACTACCAATGTTGCTGAACATAAGCACTACATCCTCCGTAACCCTGTACATGAGCCCATTCAGAATACGCCTTGTTTTTCCCAGCAGTTCATAAACACGATCCG TGCTGAATATACAACGACCGGAGCAAACCACGCGGAGGGAGGTTGGCCTAAGGACGTAAATGTCGTTGACCCCGAAGCAACTCAACGCTATAGAAGAAAAATTGAGAAAGAtgacacatatatacattgtgTTATGTCGCTGTCCCCG GGACTGGAACACTATGTCCTCCAAAACAACGCCATTGACATGTATCGCACGTATTACGCGGAGATGGCGTCTTTGCCCCCCATAGAGAAAAGTAGTTGTCGTACCGTGAACGTGTACCGTGATGTTGCGGCTGGTGGAGGCAGACCCATCAGCTCTATTTGCTGGCAGTCTGAAGGGGGTCATTGCTTTGCCGTCACTTACGTTGATGTCGATTTTAATCATATTGCTCGGGCACCAGTGGAGTCGTATATATGGGATATAGAAAACGCTAACTATCCGATATCCACACTGCTTCCGCCATCACCTCTGTTggatttacaatttaatccACGAGATCAAAATACGTTGATCGGAGGAATAATGAATGGACAAGTAGGTGTATGGGACAAACGGCAACATGGAGCCGCCGCTGGTTTGTGTGCTCCGCATGTTGCACATCGAGAACTAGTGCGGAATGTACTTTATATCAATTCAAAATCGGGTCAAGAGTTTTTTTCTGGCGGACCAGATGGTGCATGTAAATGGTGGGACATTCGTAATTTGAATGAACCGACAGACGAAATGATACTAGATGTTGTGAAGTCATCGTTTGATGTCCAAACGATGGCGAACGCAAACGGCGTCAGTACGCTGGAGTACGAGTCGACGATGCCGACTCGTTTTATGGCTGGAACTGAAAATGGGTTTGTTATTGGAGGAAACCGTAAAGGAAAAACACCGATGGAGAAATTGCCTGCTAAG TTCGAAGCTCACTTGGGTCCTGTTTGGTCATTGGAACGTAATCCGGGCTTTCTTAAGAATTTTCTCACCGTCGGAGACTGGACCGTTCGTCTGTGGAGTGAGGACTGTCGTGAATCAGCCGTGCTCTGGTCTCCTCCCCACCGGCATAAAGTTACAGCAGCCGCTTGGAGTCCCACACG TCTGTCACTTATGACTATGATGCAATGGAATGGTGTCATGGCTATATGGGACTTACTCAGGCGGCAACATGAGCCGGTGCTTACAATGCAAATTTGTGAAGAGCCGCTTCTAAGAGTGCGTATGCATGACGGT GGGACTTTGGCCGCTTGTGGCAGTAAAAAGGGAAATGTGTACATGGTGGAGCTATCACAGAATTTATCGCAGTCGGACAAGAATGACAAGGTTTTACTCACTGCG ATTTTTGATCGTGAGAGTAAGCGCGAACGTATCTTGGAAGCGCGCATGCGCGAGTTCCGCCTGAAGATGCGTCAGGCTGAGGAAGGGAGCCCCATCGCCGTCGCCTCGGAAGTAGACCTGACTGTCGGTGACAAAGACCTGGCTGAAGCCACCACCGACTACATGCAGCTCGTCAAGAAAGAGCTCGCCGCCATGTAG
- the LOC116765215 gene encoding optic atrophy 3 protein homolog produces the protein MVVDQFPMFRLATLLARQLSSPVATRIKRYAVGNPKVGGRVCRCVAQSYHECEWMARTWALKMAGISLPKNARAPPLRDQTALNLGGDLLGIR, from the exons ATGGTCGTAGATCAGTTTCCCATGTTTAGACTTGCAACATTACTGGCGCGGCAGCTCAGCTCGCCGGTCGCTACACGTATCAAA CGCTACGCTGTGGGTAATCCTAAAGTTGGCGGCCGCGTGTGTCGGTGCGTGGCGCAGTCCTATCACGAGTGTGAGTGGATGGCTCGGACGTGGGCACTTAAGATGGCAGGCATCTCGCTGCCGAAAAATGCACGCGCGCCACCTCTAAGAGACCAGACAGCTCTAAATCTCGGAGGAGATTTACTTG GAATTAGATGA